From a region of the Dickeya poaceiphila genome:
- a CDS encoding transglycosylase SLT domain-containing protein: MANCGVLITLLFSLMMPLTSSATDFVLDIPWAYQQIAQDERVPVESLYSLALAESSKKLAGGRVRPWPWTINVAGTGYRYETREKAMAALLSFIRVYPLKRIDVGIAQVNLGWNGHLFPSLHDAFDPYLNLRVAARLLRACYDSSPGSWLRAAGCYHHPAGGQAARVYMAIVRSKLDAMGDTRQKTKPLSVASATSLSQLTWVEPGK, encoded by the coding sequence ATGGCAAATTGCGGCGTTTTAATCACTTTGTTGTTTTCTCTGATGATGCCGTTGACATCATCGGCAACTGACTTTGTCCTGGATATTCCCTGGGCTTACCAACAGATTGCGCAGGACGAGCGGGTCCCGGTTGAATCTCTTTACTCGTTGGCGTTGGCTGAAAGCTCCAAAAAGCTGGCAGGGGGGCGGGTACGTCCGTGGCCATGGACGATTAACGTTGCGGGGACGGGATATCGCTATGAGACCCGTGAGAAAGCGATGGCGGCGCTGTTGTCATTTATCCGGGTGTATCCCCTCAAACGCATTGATGTCGGTATTGCCCAGGTCAATCTCGGCTGGAACGGTCATCTTTTCCCATCGTTACACGATGCGTTTGATCCCTATCTCAACCTGCGTGTGGCGGCACGACTGCTGCGCGCCTGTTACGACTCCAGTCCCGGAAGTTGGCTCCGGGCTGCAGGGTGTTATCACCATCCCGCCGGCGGACAGGCGGCCCGGGTGTATATGGCCATCGTTCGCAGCAAGCTGGATGCGATGGGGGATACCCGTCAGAAAACGAAACCCCTTTCTGTGGCGTCTGCCACGTCTTTGTCCCAGTTGACCTGGGTGGAGCCCGGTAAATGA
- a CDS encoding TIGR03759 family integrating conjugative element protein — MNYKSRKLAGGVLLLSVCSIALAADKQDSSVQQSQSLSSELQSIVREEQQRQASAWGLSANEWQRYQQLMKGPRGVQSPGLDPLTALGIESDNPTDRRRLAELWVKQEFQRTEKELAFQREVNAAWTRLYPNSLAVNMGNATGIAHDTSGRLALFVQDNCSRCDARLAAILADNRPVDIYLVDSNGSDDKVRNWAIAHRIPVDRVRSRQITLNHDKGLWMQYGQGQMPVVLQQGENGGWQIAAF, encoded by the coding sequence ATGAATTATAAATCCAGGAAACTGGCCGGCGGCGTATTGCTGCTGTCCGTTTGTTCGATAGCGCTGGCTGCAGATAAACAGGATTCCAGTGTTCAGCAGTCTCAGTCACTTTCATCCGAGTTGCAGTCGATTGTCCGTGAAGAGCAGCAACGTCAGGCCAGTGCGTGGGGGTTGAGTGCAAACGAATGGCAGCGCTACCAGCAACTGATGAAGGGACCGCGTGGTGTGCAGTCACCAGGGCTTGATCCGCTGACGGCGTTGGGGATTGAAAGCGACAATCCGACCGACCGCCGCAGACTGGCTGAGCTGTGGGTAAAGCAGGAGTTCCAGCGTACTGAAAAAGAGTTGGCGTTTCAGCGTGAAGTGAATGCGGCGTGGACGCGCCTGTACCCGAATTCACTGGCCGTCAATATGGGTAATGCCACAGGTATCGCTCATGACACATCGGGGCGACTGGCTCTTTTTGTGCAGGACAACTGTTCGCGTTGTGATGCGCGTCTCGCCGCTATCCTGGCTGATAACAGGCCGGTAGACATTTACTTGGTCGACAGCAATGGCAGTGATGACAAGGTGCGTAACTGGGCGATAGCCCACCGGATACCGGTTGATCGGGTGCGCAGCCGGCAGATTACCCTGAACCATGACAAGGGGTTATGGATGCAGTATGGCCAGGGGCAAATGCCTGTGGTCTTGCAACAAGGGGAGAACGGCGGATGGCAAATTGCGGCGTTTTAA